From the Polyangiaceae bacterium genome, one window contains:
- a CDS encoding serine/threonine-protein kinase, with translation MSFASDSEPAAAGECPDEASIAAFLEGRRSPELEAHLAGCDECRQLVSELAKSVRCDETLPSASGELTQGRVIADKYRIDKVLGAGGMGVVALAEHLVLNTSVVVKLLRTPDADDDSVRRFLREARAGAALDSEHVVRVLDAGIFEARPYLVLEHLRGRDLAAELSARGALPLEEAVNYVLQACEALATAHSRGIVHRDIKPANLFVTRSADGEPLLKVLDFGIAKAAEDSGIATLDAGLTHSGTIMGSPRYMSPEQLEHSAGVDARTDVWSLGAVLYELCSGKAAFDAPNLAALTAAILTKEPPALTEVPPELFAVIGRCLRKKRQERLSSVALLARELAPFARADQSTLIERVERIAASSRSSVMPPAQAADVEGIRQDTPALASPSRRRFGWLLAAMVAIVAAVFFWSRPQPVPPLAGGGMARGALVVRALRVPRGAALPAASSVPSGVVAPTQSARSAAPQETAASPVGAPPRVVKPPPSNAPSPSSGINASGLLDRK, from the coding sequence ATGTCCTTCGCTTCGGACTCAGAACCGGCAGCCGCGGGCGAATGTCCCGATGAGGCAAGCATCGCGGCGTTTCTCGAGGGGCGTCGCAGCCCCGAGCTGGAGGCACATCTCGCGGGCTGCGACGAGTGTCGGCAGTTGGTCTCGGAGTTGGCGAAGTCCGTGCGCTGCGACGAAACCCTGCCTTCCGCGAGCGGCGAGTTGACCCAGGGACGCGTCATTGCCGACAAGTACCGCATCGACAAGGTGCTCGGCGCGGGGGGCATGGGCGTCGTGGCTCTCGCAGAGCACTTGGTGCTGAACACCTCGGTGGTGGTCAAGCTCCTGCGCACACCCGATGCGGATGACGACAGCGTTCGACGCTTTCTGCGCGAAGCGCGCGCTGGCGCAGCCTTGGACAGCGAGCACGTCGTGCGTGTGCTCGACGCGGGGATCTTCGAGGCGCGGCCCTACCTCGTACTGGAGCACCTGCGAGGCCGAGACCTGGCAGCCGAGTTGAGTGCGCGGGGAGCGCTCCCGCTGGAGGAGGCCGTCAACTACGTGCTTCAAGCTTGCGAAGCCCTGGCCACCGCGCACAGCCGCGGCATCGTCCATCGCGACATCAAGCCCGCGAACTTGTTCGTCACGCGCTCTGCAGACGGCGAGCCCCTGCTCAAGGTGCTCGATTTCGGCATCGCAAAGGCCGCAGAGGATTCCGGCATTGCAACCCTCGATGCTGGCCTGACGCACTCGGGCACCATCATGGGCTCGCCGCGCTACATGTCGCCGGAGCAGTTGGAGCACTCCGCCGGTGTGGACGCGCGCACCGACGTCTGGTCCCTCGGCGCGGTGCTCTACGAGCTTTGCTCGGGCAAAGCGGCTTTCGACGCGCCGAACCTCGCGGCTTTGACCGCGGCCATCCTGACCAAAGAGCCCCCCGCGCTCACGGAGGTGCCACCCGAGCTGTTCGCCGTGATCGGCCGTTGCCTGCGCAAGAAGCGACAAGAGCGCCTCTCCAGTGTGGCGCTGCTTGCACGAGAATTGGCACCCTTCGCGCGCGCCGATCAATCCACGTTGATCGAGCGCGTGGAGCGCATCGCGGCGAGCTCGCGATCGAGCGTGATGCCGCCTGCGCAGGCCGCTGATGTCGAAGGCATCAGGCAAGACACGCCGGCGCTCGCGAGCCCGTCGCGCCGACGGTTCGGTTGGCTCTTGGCAGCGATGGTCGCGATTGTCGCGGCGGTCTTCTTCTGGTCGCGCCCGCAGCCGGTGCCGCCGCTCGCTGGGGGTGGCATGGCGCGCGGGGCCTTGGTGGTTCGCGCGCTGCGGGTCCCGCGCGGCGCCGCGTTGCCCGCGGCGAGTTCCGTGCCCAGCGGGGTTGTCGCTCCCACGCAGTCGGCCCGGTCCGCCGCGCCCCAGGAGACCGCGGCATCGCCGGTTGGCGCGCCACCGCGGGTCGTCAAGCCTCCCCCGTCCAACGCGCCATCGCCCTCCTCCGGCATCAATGCCAGTGGCCTGCTCGACCGGAAGTGA
- a CDS encoding sigma factor-like helix-turn-helix DNA-binding protein, which yields MDEQALGNAFRDALPETVELGLDPDELERRLAEGLHAAQTRYSELSLETSSFLHYVAERYQEPKQLAPTTLADLYLCAAAAAGDERAVQRFERELIPEIAPALNRLRMTQVEREELHQRLAEELFVARPDRRAKIAEYSGLGDLRGWLKVTAMRLGLKVLRGREHHEDADELLQGRAMDGEDAELMLIKAQYRSAFKIAFQDALDALPARDRLLLKQHLLDGLSIDDLAGLHGVHRATTARWLSAARTELLASTRRGLMQAADISIRECNSVMKLVQSQLDATIRRRLSET from the coding sequence ATGGACGAGCAAGCGCTGGGCAACGCCTTTCGAGACGCGCTGCCCGAGACCGTCGAACTCGGACTCGACCCCGATGAACTCGAACGCAGGCTGGCGGAAGGCCTACACGCGGCGCAAACCCGCTACTCCGAGCTTTCCCTGGAGACATCGTCCTTTCTGCACTACGTGGCCGAGCGCTATCAGGAACCGAAGCAGCTTGCGCCCACGACGCTCGCCGATCTCTACCTGTGCGCTGCGGCCGCAGCAGGTGACGAGCGTGCGGTGCAACGCTTCGAACGCGAGCTCATCCCGGAAATCGCTCCTGCGCTGAATCGATTGAGGATGACCCAAGTCGAGCGCGAGGAGCTACATCAACGATTGGCCGAGGAGCTATTCGTCGCGCGCCCGGATCGTCGCGCCAAGATCGCCGAGTACTCCGGACTCGGTGATCTGCGCGGCTGGCTGAAGGTCACCGCCATGCGACTGGGACTCAAGGTGCTCCGTGGACGGGAGCACCACGAGGATGCGGACGAGTTGCTCCAGGGGCGCGCGATGGACGGCGAGGACGCCGAGCTAATGCTGATCAAGGCGCAGTACCGCTCGGCCTTCAAGATCGCTTTCCAGGATGCGCTGGACGCGCTGCCGGCTCGTGACCGTTTGCTGCTCAAGCAACACCTGCTCGACGGGCTCTCCATCGACGATCTGGCCGGCCTGCATGGCGTGCATCGAGCCACGACCGCGCGCTGGCTGTCCGCGGCGCGTACGGAACTGCTGGCGTCGACGCGACGAGGCCTGATGCAGGCGGCGGACATCAGCATTCGTGAATGCAACAGCGTGATGAAGCTGGTGCAGAGCCAGCTCGACGCCACGATTCGCCGCCGCCTGTCCGAAACGTGA
- a CDS encoding AgmX/PglI C-terminal domain-containing protein: MDLHRVFSTLLVVSFLASACSRQGRAMESPQRAPSSTARTGKPPSFKPSTAIRSPALGSRADPGEDCHVCVNSKCSLKLEACLQDLACGQILSCWGEECEFGSCTSNCTDGQAKFNVLNACIEETCGCSGSGYDEVNLTDKGADLDPDARILHDVILAGRRKLQACFEQALQRDPTVSGRLVLAVTVQTNGQVGAVRLEESTLKDPGFADCLRSASKTLTFAPRKSPVVVRYPLLFEPG; this comes from the coding sequence ATGGATTTGCACCGGGTATTCTCCACCTTGCTCGTCGTCTCGTTCCTGGCGTCAGCCTGCAGCAGGCAGGGCCGTGCGATGGAATCGCCTCAGCGCGCTCCGTCGTCCACCGCCCGCACGGGCAAGCCTCCCTCCTTCAAGCCGTCAACCGCCATTCGGTCTCCCGCGCTGGGCTCGCGGGCCGATCCAGGGGAGGACTGCCACGTTTGCGTCAACTCGAAGTGCAGTCTGAAGCTGGAGGCCTGTCTGCAGGACTTGGCGTGTGGGCAAATCCTGAGCTGTTGGGGCGAGGAGTGCGAGTTTGGCAGCTGCACTTCGAATTGCACGGACGGGCAGGCCAAGTTCAACGTTCTCAACGCCTGTATCGAGGAGACTTGTGGGTGTTCTGGCTCGGGCTACGATGAGGTAAACCTGACCGACAAAGGTGCTGATCTGGACCCTGATGCCAGAATCCTCCACGACGTCATTCTTGCGGGGCGCCGGAAGCTACAAGCCTGCTTTGAGCAAGCCTTGCAACGAGACCCGACGGTGTCGGGGAGGCTAGTGCTCGCGGTCACCGTGCAAACCAATGGGCAGGTAGGGGCCGTGCGGCTTGAGGAATCGACGTTGAAAGACCCAGGTTTCGCCGACTGCCTTCGCAGCGCGAGCAAGACACTCACTTTCGCGCCGCGCAAGTCCCCGGTAGTCGTGCGCTACCCATTGCTGTTCGAACCTGGCTGA